One genomic region from Burkholderia latens encodes:
- a CDS encoding XapX domain-containing protein, whose protein sequence is MKPYVLSLLAGVLAGVIYGAIGVNSPAPPIIALTGLLGMLAGEQILPVARRMLAGHRLNAAWRDAKCSQHMFGALPGGSTNERKPS, encoded by the coding sequence ATGAAACCGTATGTCCTCTCGCTGCTCGCCGGCGTGCTCGCCGGCGTCATCTACGGCGCGATCGGCGTGAACTCGCCCGCGCCGCCGATCATCGCGCTCACCGGCCTGCTCGGCATGCTGGCCGGCGAACAGATCCTGCCGGTCGCGCGGCGCATGCTCGCCGGCCACCGGTTGAACGCCGCATGGCGCGACGCGAAGTGCAGCCAGCACATGTTCGGCGCGCTGCCGGGCGGCAGCACGAACGAACGCAAGCCGTCATGA